TTTTTCTTTAAGCTTTATTCTTCTCTTATCTAGTTTATCAGCAATTTCCCCATCTGTCATTGATAACATTTCTAAAGCCAACAAACCTGCATTCGTTGCTCCTGCTTTTCCAATCGCAACAGTAGCTACTGGAACTCCTCCTGGCATTTGAACAATCGACAATAGAGAATCCATCCCTTTTAATGCAGCAGATTCAATTGGAACACCAATAACCGGTAATGTTGTTTGCGCAGCGACCATTCCTGGCAAGTGAGCGGCACCACCAGCTCCTGCAATAATGACTTGAAGCCCACTTGCTCTAGCACCTTTTGCAAATTCAAACATATAATCTGGTGTTCGATGAGCAGAGACAACTTTTTTTTGATAGGCGATACCAAATTCATCTAAAATGTCACACGTAAATTTCATTGTTTCCCAATCTGAAGTACTTCCCATAATCACTGCAACTTTTTCGGTCAACTTTAGTCCCCATTTCTTTTTATTTTCACTTCCTAGTTTACCAATCTATCAAATACATGTCAAAATAATTCGAACGATAAATAGATAATCGGATAAATTATTCGCCTTTTTAGAAATGAATACTTATTTTTTCAGTTGATTTCTTCTTCTTCTAACTTTTTTAGTCCAAAAACCACCACTGATATATTTAGGTTCATAAGAAATGACAAAGGCTTTTGGTTCTAATTTATGAATTTCTTTGTATAAAGTTCGTTCATTTTTACGAGGACTTAATATTTCTAAAATCATGCGCTCACCCTCGCGACCATAAGCATAATTCATCGTAACACCGTATCCTAATTCCCTTAATTCTTCTGGCATTTTACTTTCTACATCTGGAATAATAACTGTCACCATAATATAGCCTAACGCTAAAAATTCTTCAATTCGAATCCCAATACCGATTCCAACACCATAACCAATCGCATAGGCTGCTAAATTCCAAGGATTATCTAAACGATTTAAGACTAAACTTAAACCCAAAACGTAAATTGTTATTTCAAAAACACTGACAATTGGCGCAATCAAACGATAACCTTTCATCGTTAACATAAAGCGGATTGTATTTAGTGTAATGTATGACAAATTGATGATAAAAATCATCAACAACATTTTTGCATCAATAACCATTTTTTATTCCTCCAATCTAAATTCTTTTCATTGCTTGTTCTAGAATAAGTAACGCACCAAGACCAAATAAGCAATCGACTAAGTCAAAGCTTGCTCCAGCAAAATAAACATAATACAGCTCTGATAAATTCTGTAAAATAAATGTTCCTACCAACATGCATCTTACCACTTTTAAAGATAATTGTCGCTTAGTCAAAGCCTGAATAATTCATACTTTTAATTAAAACCATGTGAAACTGCCTCACGGCAGCTTACAATTACTTTTTCATCTTCACCCGTTAAGTGATGAAAAAAGAACCCCTTTCTGCTATGGTTAAAGTGACTAAACCAACCAAAAGAAAGGAGTTCTTCTAATGACTAGCTTACACAAAAACCAAGTAAAATTCAATTCAAATATCACTATTTCTCATACAGGTGGTCAATTATCGAGTGATTCGGGTCTCGTCCTAGTGAAAGAGCTGATGAACACCTTCGGTTTTTCTGAACTGGCTAAGCAACACATTCACATTGAAGACGAACGAGCATATTTTACTCATGACAACTTATCCATACTTGAGCAGTTCATTATGCAATTAATTGCTGGTTACTCAGCTGATTCTGCAGCTAATCTCCTGAGACAAGATCCTGTGTTTAAAGCTGTTTTAGATAGGAAAGAACTCGCTTCTCAATCTTCACTTTCTCGATTTTTAGATCGACTATCTGAGGAGAATATCCATGAACTTCAAGCTTTGAACCAAGAACTTATTGATAAAGCACGCCTCATCCGTAATGATACGGAATTAATCATTGATTTAGATTCGACCCATTCAGATACATTTGGTCACCAAGAACAAACGGATTATAATACCCACTACCAAACCTATGGTTATCATCCATTGGTAGCTTTTGACGGATTGACTGGTGACTTCTTAAAAGCTGAACTACGTTCAGGAAATCAATATACATCAAAAGGCGTAAAGGAGTTTCTCACACCTTTATTAGAGCACTATAATCACTCTCTACCAAACACTGACATCTTGGTTCGTGGAGACAGCGGGTTCGCTACACCTGGTGTGTATGATTCGTGTGAATCAAAAAAGAGTCATTATGTTATTCGACTGAAGAATAATCGTAGACTAGGTCAAATAGCTGAGAAATCAGTACTTTATGGCGATAATCAAAAGTGGGAAGAACGAGAAGTTCAGTACTTCTCCACCACTTATCAAGCACAATCCTGGTCACAAAGTCGTCGCGTGTGTATACGCTCAACACGTGAAGCGGGCGAACTACTCTTTCGACATGAGTTTATCGTGACGAATCTATCAGAAAATGTTTCTCCTGATACCATCTTTTCTCTCTATGCCAAACGTGGCACAATGGAGAACTTCATTAAAGAAGCGAAAGCTGGCTTTTACTTTGACAAGACAGACAGTCCTCGCTTTTTGGAGAATCATGTCCGAATGATGCTCAGCTTGATAGCTTACAACTTAGTCAACTTCTTAAGAACGATTGGCTTTGAGGAAGTCCAAAAGGGAATGACCATTCATTCTATTCGATTGAAGTTTCTGAAAGTTGCTGGGAAATTAGTCCAAACGGGTAGACGAGTCTATCTCAAATTATCTAGTTATCATGTGTATCAGAATGAATTCTACAGGGTCTTTGCTCGCCTGAGGCGAGCCAGTCAATGGATCTAATCCAACAATCTAACGATTTTTTTACTGGGAAGTTATCCAGGGAGAAGTATGCTCAAAATGCCTTACACCCAAAATTTATTCCTCAATATTTTTGAACAGTGAATGTTTGAAGTAACTTTTTAGTCAAAATCAGTTGATAGGGATATTAGTGATACATATTTCAATAAAATGTACCAAAGAATTAAAGCTATGAATTATTCAGGTCAAAGTAATATTTACTAAAATTAAAAAACTTGGTAACATCCAAGCTGTTCCAAAGTTAGGTAGGCTTCCTACTATAAAAAGTAGCATTGGATTTGTGAAGGTGATGTACGATCTCACCATCAAAGCTCCAATCCATAAACACGTTCCTGCTAACAAAAATATTGCCGCTTGTTGAGCTTGATTTTTCATAGTTACACGTCCCTCTCCTTGTTTAGTCTAGCAAGATTCATGGAAAATACAAGAAAAACAACAAAAGAAAAATTTTCTTTTGTTGTTTTTCTCTAACTTAACTCTTAATTGGTTGAATTCAAGACTTGTCCAATTTCAGCTC
This Carnobacterium maltaromaticum DSM 20342 DNA region includes the following protein-coding sequences:
- a CDS encoding DUF2179 domain-containing protein yields the protein MVIDAKMLLMIFIINLSYITLNTIRFMLTMKGYRLIAPIVSVFEITIYVLGLSLVLNRLDNPWNLAAYAIGYGVGIGIGIRIEEFLALGYIMVTVIIPDVESKMPEELRELGYGVTMNYAYGREGERMILEILSPRKNERTLYKEIHKLEPKAFVISYEPKYISGGFWTKKVRRRRNQLKK
- a CDS encoding IS1380-like element IS1678 family transposase, with protein sequence MTSLHKNQVKFNSNITISHTGGQLSSDSGLVLVKELMNTFGFSELAKQHIHIEDERAYFTHDNLSILEQFIMQLIAGYSADSAANLLRQDPVFKAVLDRKELASQSSLSRFLDRLSEENIHELQALNQELIDKARLIRNDTELIIDLDSTHSDTFGHQEQTDYNTHYQTYGYHPLVAFDGLTGDFLKAELRSGNQYTSKGVKEFLTPLLEHYNHSLPNTDILVRGDSGFATPGVYDSCESKKSHYVIRLKNNRRLGQIAEKSVLYGDNQKWEEREVQYFSTTYQAQSWSQSRRVCIRSTREAGELLFRHEFIVTNLSENVSPDTIFSLYAKRGTMENFIKEAKAGFYFDKTDSPRFLENHVRMMLSLIAYNLVNFLRTIGFEEVQKGMTIHSIRLKFLKVAGKLVQTGRRVYLKLSSYHVYQNEFYRVFARLRRASQWI
- the purE gene encoding 5-(carboxyamino)imidazole ribonucleotide mutase, encoding MTEKVAVIMGSTSDWETMKFTCDILDEFGIAYQKKVVSAHRTPDYMFEFAKGARASGLQVIIAGAGGAAHLPGMVAAQTTLPVIGVPIESAALKGMDSLLSIVQMPGGVPVATVAIGKAGATNAGLLALEMLSMTDGEIADKLDKRRIKLKEKVMESSDELV